A window from Candidatus Methanomethylicota archaeon encodes these proteins:
- a CDS encoding glycosyltransferase: MESNPLVSVVIPTHNSEKTLAKCLDSIKKQTYKNIEIIIVDRFSRDKTIEIAKKYGAKIFLEMLNKPEARNYGILNSKGEYILLADSDFVFDENLVEEIVEKFMEKNVDAIFIDEAYIGDSFWMKCRNLEKMMYVGVELIESPRVYKRDIFTRVLFDERNEGPDEYDFYFSARKLGIKCDRVKSKIKILAPIIDFKKKFRHGEFFIYFQLKHKQVALYQINLRYRLKLLLKSFREYPIHTLGLLFLKLLEYLAFRLGMLYFNFNRKMLKIKFNPNFSESGSSYEEKMFEGEGGKFVDSIEKGFAVELLEQLKLIKRKDVKILDVGAGGGRFSKCFLRLGFDVVALDISRKACADLKNLKQIEVINGDCEKFLFKEKYFDIIFSWRSFKYVFNKPKALLNFRRWLKDEGYLIIEMPNIHNPFYLFPYLLAPLIFNISKGKIGSYFIFSEFVSRREFERKLKEVGLKAIGVKGLFFFPHIFYIMIKNKKIMKIIYYIDNIFSKWFPRSWIFIIKKE; encoded by the coding sequence ATGGAAAGTAATCCTTTAGTTTCAGTAGTTATTCCAACCCACAACTCAGAGAAAACTTTGGCTAAGTGTTTGGACTCCATTAAAAAGCAAACTTATAAAAATATTGAAATCATTATTGTTGATAGATTCTCTAGAGATAAAACCATTGAGATTGCTAAGAAATATGGAGCAAAGATTTTCTTAGAAATGCTAAATAAACCAGAAGCAAGGAATTATGGAATATTGAATTCTAAAGGTGAGTATATATTGCTTGCTGATAGCGACTTTGTTTTTGATGAAAATTTAGTTGAAGAAATTGTTGAAAAGTTTATGGAGAAAAATGTTGATGCTATATTCATAGATGAGGCTTACATAGGTGATTCATTTTGGATGAAATGTAGAAATTTGGAAAAAATGATGTATGTAGGGGTTGAACTAATAGAAAGTCCACGTGTATATAAAAGGGATATTTTCACGAGAGTACTATTTGATGAGAGAAATGAAGGTCCAGACGAATATGACTTTTATTTCTCTGCAAGAAAGCTTGGAATAAAGTGTGATAGAGTGAAAAGTAAGATTAAAATATTAGCACCTATTATCGACTTTAAAAAGAAGTTTAGACATGGGGAATTCTTCATTTATTTTCAACTTAAGCATAAGCAGGTTGCCTTGTACCAAATAAACTTGAGATATAGGTTAAAACTTCTCTTGAAAAGCTTTAGAGAATATCCTATTCACACTCTTGGCCTTCTATTCTTAAAGCTACTAGAGTATTTGGCTTTCCGCCTAGGGATGCTATACTTCAATTTTAATAGAAAAATGCTGAAAATTAAATTTAACCCCAATTTTAGTGAAAGCGGAAGCTCCTATGAAGAAAAAATGTTTGAAGGAGAAGGAGGAAAATTTGTCGATTCTATTGAAAAAGGATTCGCCGTGGAGCTATTAGAGCAACTTAAATTAATCAAACGGAAAGATGTTAAAATTTTAGATGTCGGTGCTGGTGGCGGGAGATTCAGCAAATGCTTTTTAAGACTCGGCTTCGATGTCGTGGCTTTAGACATATCCAGAAAAGCATGTGCCGATTTAAAGAATTTAAAGCAAATCGAAGTAATTAATGGAGATTGTGAAAAATTTCTTTTTAAAGAGAAATATTTTGATATCATATTTTCTTGGAGATCTTTTAAGTATGTATTCAATAAGCCAAAAGCTTTGCTTAATTTTAGAAGATGGTTAAAGGATGAAGGATATTTAATCATTGAAATGCCAAATATACATAATCCCTTTTACCTTTTCCCATATTTGCTTGCTCCATTGATTTTCAATATTAGTAAAGGGAAAATCGGGAGCTACTTCATTTTCTCTGAGTTTGTATCAAGGAGAGAATTCGAAAGAAAGTTAAAAGAGGTAGGACTTAAAGCAATAGGGGTAAAGGGGCTCTTTTTCTTTCCTCATATTTTTTACATTATGATAAAAAATAAGAAAATAATGAAAATAATTTATTACATTGATAACATCTTCAGCAAATGGTTTCCACGAAGCTGGATTTTCATTATAAAGAAAGAGTAG
- a CDS encoding glycosyltransferase: protein MKIPLVSVVIPTHNRKEKLIRPLEFTLNSNYPKNMLEIIVVDNASTDGTYEKVS from the coding sequence ATGAAAATCCCTTTAGTTTCAGTTGTTATTCCAACACATAACAGAAAAGAAAAATTAATCAGACCATTAGAATTCACATTAAATAGTAATTATCCGAAGAACATGTTAGAAATAATTGTAGTTGACAACGCCTCAACAGATGGAACCTACGAAAAAGTGAGCTGA
- a CDS encoding glycosyltransferase family 4 protein, producing MITLIAHDPSRSGIWRYSLELFKALKRIDCANVIFVATPSTFMKAPSFEGFEPIYGVMIYSTTRLFALTLNHNANAYHILNATLSGYFKLKPLIVTVHDLMPFTLFKERASSWAHMGWLFTYGVQRSMRTGLINAERIICISESTKNDLLRFIDVDPKKVRIIHHGVDHELFKPRDKLEARRRLGLPLDRPIILNVGSEEPRKNIPTLIKAFGILVRNIPNAMLIRVGSPTNTIKKLIYSQGLEGKIVYLRPTDKDLSFLYNASDVFVFPSYYEGLGLPLLEAMASGCPVIAGNRSAIPEAVGDGGILLDPFDVDGFAYWMHEVLSNEDLRIKLSEKGYRRSMNFSWERCAGETLEVYREVLSEV from the coding sequence ATGATAACACTCATAGCTCATGACCCTTCAAGGAGCGGAATTTGGAGATATTCACTTGAATTGTTTAAAGCTCTAAAGAGGATTGATTGTGCCAATGTTATATTTGTAGCAACTCCGTCGACATTTATGAAAGCCCCCTCGTTTGAGGGATTTGAGCCCATATATGGTGTAATGATATATTCTACTACCCGTTTGTTTGCATTAACTCTCAATCATAATGCTAATGCATATCACATTCTGAATGCTACATTATCTGGCTATTTCAAATTAAAGCCATTAATTGTGACAGTGCATGATTTAATGCCTTTTACTCTATTTAAAGAAAGAGCTAGTTCATGGGCTCATATGGGATGGTTGTTTACTTATGGTGTTCAGAGAAGTATGAGGACAGGATTAATTAATGCTGAGCGAATTATCTGCATATCTGAAAGCACTAAAAATGATTTGCTCCGCTTCATAGACGTTGATCCCAAGAAGGTTAGGATCATTCACCACGGAGTCGACCATGAGCTCTTTAAGCCTAGGGATAAGCTTGAAGCTAGGCGTAGGCTTGGTTTGCCTTTGGATAGGCCGATAATCTTGAATGTTGGGAGTGAGGAGCCTAGGAAGAATATTCCTACATTGATAAAGGCTTTTGGTATACTGGTAAGAAATATTCCAAATGCTATGCTGATTAGGGTTGGATCGCCAACTAACACCATCAAGAAGCTAATTTATAGCCAGGGATTGGAAGGTAAGATCGTTTATTTGAGGCCTACCGATAAGGATCTTTCCTTTCTCTATAATGCATCCGATGTTTTCGTTTTTCCCTCCTATTATGAGGGGCTTGGATTGCCGTTGTTGGAGGCTATGGCATCAGGTTGCCCGGTGATAGCGGGAAATAGGTCGGCGATACCGGAGGCTGTGGGTGATGGTGGGATATTGCTGGATCCCTTTGACGTTGATGGCTTTGCATATTGGATGCACGAAGTATTATCAAACGAGGATTTGAGGATCAAGCTCTCTGAGAAAGGCTATAGAAGGAGCATGAACTTCAGCTGGGAGAGGTGTGCTGGGGAGACTCTAGAGGTCTATAGGGAGGTTTTAAGTGAGGTTTAA
- a CDS encoding glycosyltransferase family 4 protein: MKVLITPAHVLLSSRTGTEPTWAYNIVARLAKHFSVQVDAVCGKADGLTLPSCVKVFEVGFERGDLTNRALFYFRCYGVAKRLCRSADVVHHMFPFGFRAGFNPLAIFGHLEDKPFVIGPIQYPQEYSDITDYEWVSGRGGLKAWLMYYLEHTMMRFIQKPIEMLHEATLSEAEALVFDSRKTLELYKRLYSDILRRKTLEVIPPGVEIEQFKYVPPIKKDHFEILTVGYLLKRKGMQYLISVMPFILREVKNVKLRIIGDGPYKAELVRLTKRLSLEDHVIFQGRVTREETMKYYHLSDVFVLPALSTTSGVFLEAQACGRPVIGTTAGFIPELIVDGRTGFIVAKGCVEELRERIVRLLNDEELRLRMGINARRWVEENFDWGKLARRWHDLYEDFTLKS; the protein is encoded by the coding sequence TTGAAGGTTTTGATAACTCCTGCACATGTATTGTTAAGCTCAAGGACTGGGACAGAGCCCACTTGGGCATACAACATAGTAGCGAGGTTGGCGAAACACTTCAGCGTTCAAGTGGATGCAGTGTGTGGCAAGGCTGATGGTCTGACGTTGCCGAGTTGCGTGAAAGTCTTCGAGGTAGGCTTCGAGAGAGGAGACCTCACAAATAGGGCCTTGTTTTACTTTAGATGCTATGGCGTGGCCAAGAGGTTGTGCAGGAGTGCGGACGTGGTGCATCACATGTTCCCCTTCGGCTTTAGGGCTGGTTTTAATCCATTGGCGATTTTTGGCCATTTGGAAGATAAGCCATTCGTCATAGGACCGATACAGTACCCTCAAGAGTACTCGGACATCACGGATTACGAATGGGTTTCTGGCAGGGGTGGTCTTAAAGCATGGTTGATGTATTATTTGGAGCACACCATGATGAGGTTTATCCAAAAGCCCATAGAAATGCTCCATGAAGCTACGCTAAGCGAAGCTGAGGCCCTAGTATTTGATTCAAGGAAAACACTAGAATTATACAAAAGGTTGTATTCGGATATTTTAAGGAGAAAAACTTTAGAAGTAATTCCACCAGGCGTGGAAATCGAGCAATTCAAATACGTTCCTCCTATTAAAAAGGATCATTTTGAGATATTAACAGTTGGATATTTGTTAAAGAGAAAGGGGATGCAGTACCTTATTTCTGTTATGCCTTTTATTTTAAGAGAAGTAAAAAATGTTAAACTCAGAATAATTGGTGATGGACCTTATAAGGCAGAATTAGTTCGCTTAACTAAGAGGCTTTCGCTTGAAGACCATGTCATATTCCAAGGACGCGTAACTAGAGAAGAAACCATGAAGTATTATCACTTAAGCGATGTATTTGTCTTACCAGCATTGTCTACAACTAGTGGCGTTTTCTTGGAAGCTCAGGCATGTGGCAGACCAGTAATAGGTACGACCGCAGGCTTTATACCAGAACTTATAGTTGACGGAAGAACGGGCTTTATTGTTGCAAAGGGTTGCGTAGAAGAATTAAGAGAAAGGATAGTTCGGTTGCTTAACGATGAAGAATTAAGACTTAGAATGGGAATTAATGCGAGAAGATGGGTTGAAGAAAATTTTGACTGGGGTAAGCTCGCTAGACGATGGCATGACCTTTATGAAGACTTTACGTTAAAAAGTTGA
- a CDS encoding FkbM family methyltransferase, whose product MSSTHDNNITGRRNRFFNLLLNPSPETVRKISLVKKLLKVDVEGAEVEVLKGSAEILKLTDYIVFEASKQTIEGCLRALSEFDVKFIEGSGPGTFNFIATRRN is encoded by the coding sequence ATGTCATCGACTCACGATAATAATATTACTGGAAGGAGAAACAGGTTTTTCAACTTGCTACTGAATCCATCGCCCGAGACTGTTAGGAAGATAAGTTTAGTTAAGAAGCTGCTTAAGGTGGATGTTGAAGGAGCGGAGGTTGAAGTGTTGAAGGGATCAGCAGAGATTCTGAAGTTGACGGATTATATTGTATTTGAGGCAAGTAAGCAAACAATAGAGGGTTGCCTAAGAGCGCTATCGGAATTCGATGTGAAGTTTATAGAAGGGAGCGGGCCAGGAACATTCAATTTCATCGCCACTAGGAGGAATTAG
- a CDS encoding glycosyltransferase family 4 protein: MTYAGGFEKWVSEVAPRLVDKGHNVTVVTTHAGDIKDKSIKPALVDKGIKVIELDNYTKPFTIPRVKEIARLLEIARENDVLYFNNAFAGNELLMRLAKMRTKIIAGYHGIFPNVGGRLRATYYTTINRVISSSFDAHHVVNKDRERLLKSYGYHNIYYIPNGVDTSKFRPGKKEERFTVLFVGRLTYQKGFDVFAKIVELLNERCKRGIYFIIAGMGPLSYMAERLKTTYENVEWNGYLTEEELIRAYQRAHVLLAPSRFGFEEFLLTSIEAQACGTPVIATDIPGPRDNVVNGSTGFLVKPFIEDFVKYILFFKEMWENSRELYYEYSENARRNVLKYDWSIIVDKLEKMLIEVSKL, encoded by the coding sequence TTGACCTACGCTGGAGGCTTCGAGAAGTGGGTTAGTGAGGTAGCCCCTAGGCTCGTTGATAAAGGTCATAACGTTACTGTCGTAACTACTCACGCAGGGGATATAAAGGATAAATCGATAAAACCAGCGTTAGTCGATAAAGGCATCAAGGTTATAGAACTGGATAATTACACTAAACCTTTTACGATTCCAAGAGTTAAGGAAATTGCCCGTTTGCTAGAAATTGCAAGAGAGAATGATGTTTTATATTTTAATAATGCATTCGCGGGGAACGAATTGCTCATGAGGCTTGCGAAGATGCGAACAAAGATAATTGCTGGATACCATGGTATATTTCCTAACGTAGGCGGTCGCCTAAGAGCGACCTACTACACTACTATAAATAGAGTGATTAGCTCCTCTTTTGACGCTCACCACGTAGTCAATAAGGACAGGGAAAGGTTGCTTAAATCGTATGGGTATCATAATATTTATTACATTCCCAATGGCGTTGATACGTCAAAATTCCGTCCCGGTAAGAAGGAGGAAAGATTCACGGTACTCTTTGTCGGCAGGCTCACTTACCAAAAAGGGTTTGACGTTTTCGCGAAGATAGTCGAGCTCTTGAACGAGCGATGCAAAAGGGGAATTTACTTTATCATAGCAGGAATGGGTCCTTTATCATACATGGCCGAAAGACTTAAGACAACGTACGAAAACGTGGAATGGAATGGCTATCTCACAGAAGAAGAATTAATTAGAGCCTATCAGAGGGCTCATGTTTTACTTGCTCCTTCAAGGTTCGGGTTCGAGGAATTTCTGCTAACCTCTATTGAGGCGCAAGCTTGTGGCACACCCGTAATAGCCACCGATATACCTGGCCCTAGAGATAACGTAGTAAATGGGAGCACGGGCTTTCTCGTAAAGCCGTTCATAGAAGACTTCGTTAAGTACATTTTGTTCTTTAAGGAGATGTGGGAGAATTCTAGGGAACTCTACTACGAATATTCGGAGAATGCAAGGAGGAATGTTTTGAAATATGATTGGAGTATAATTGTAGATAAGCTAGAGAAGATGCTAATTGAGGTCTCTAAGCTTTGA